The DNA window TTTCACTGATGATACATTCTTAGCACGCAACTCGTTACTACTTTCATGTACCTGTCGAACGCGTTTTTCAAGTCTGCTTCCCTGTTGAAGAGAAATTAAAGTCAATTTTGAATTACATTAATCGAACGGATTTTTCATTCAGCTATACTTTGCGATCAAATGCCtatttgattgtttttttttttttttttattttggaacACGGAGTTTTGAACGGGATTCTAAATACAGTCGAAAACAATTTGTGTTACATACCTTAGTACGTCCATGTCGAGAGCACATTGTGTATAAGTGCTAAGAAAGTTGCGTAGATCGCTATGTGACCAGTTAACCTGTCGCCATGGTTCCAAACACCTTTCAACTAGGTCTGAGAAGAAAGATCGCAGCTCTCTGCTCCTGTGGAGATTGCACGCTATTCCAATTATCGCGCGTGAATATAATCGAAAGTTCATATCCAATTCCTGGTATGAACGCTCCAGTAAAGTTGGTTTCAGTTTGATGCACACCAGGCTGTAAAATGcgtgaaaagaaaacgattCTAAGCTTACGTTATGATTTCGCAATTACGTTCATtctgttttcaaaataatgcGCTTACTGCTTGTGATGCTTCTCGTTTTCCAACAATACGCGACACTCTGGTAAATCAAGTAAAAATTCTCTGTCCAAATCGGTGTCGAAGTATTCTGATCCTGTGTAACGATAGGTCCAGAGACTCATCATTGTATTCGCGCAATGAAAGAGGTCAGGAAACGTCAGATACTGTAGTTTCTTTTTGTTCATTTCAAATCGCATGCAAGCTATGAAGACGACCGCGGCATATCGCCTGATTAAATAGAAACATAATTGCTTAGATTACATTGTCAATTGATATCCAGGGTTTGATGGCGTCAAAACTATTCCGAATCTTcccaaaattttgttcaagttaaataacaaattaatGGCGTTTAAGCGTACAGATATTCGGATTTTGATAAGATTCAGATTTTtgagcaattttttcacagaaagACTGGTTGCGTAGAAACTTTGTGTGAGATTGCAATTATTTGAGTGAATTTTGTTCTCATGCAACATTAATCAGACTTTAGACGATTAAACTTTACTTTGCTAATTCATCAGGTAGAAGAAAACACTGTTTTATATTGGTGACTAAGGATCCTGGCAAGTCTTCGATGACCTTTAGCACTCGTTTAACATTGTCAAATTGGCGTCGACAACTTTTTAACGATACACCAGTTTTCTCCGCCACTTCGTCAAGCTCTTTGCGATGTTTGGCTGACAACTTCTTCCCCACAAAATCACGTACGACTGCGTCATCGAACTCGTAATACCTGGTGACATATAAGTAACTTGAATTCTATCGAGAAATATAtgtgattgaaattgaacgattGAAACTTTTTGCCTAGTGTGTAGGAATGATAACTGCCCAAGAATAATGATCCCTTTTACCAACATTTCTATTAGCATTTGACTCGTTTGTGGTTCGATTTGAAAAGCCAATTGTTCGCTAGCCAGTTGCGGAGGCATTTGCAGAAGCCTTTCGAGGAGGCTATAGGTTCGATAATGGTCTAAGACATCTGAGGCGACAAGTTCGATCGGGGCATTTGTTTGCTGACAAATACCCCTCTGGCTTAGAGTATTGACGGCTTCGCTGGCTGTAATAAAAGttcataaaaataatcacacCATTGACGGCATTGATTCATGCACATATTTGGTAAGACGATGGTTGACTTCTCGCATCGCTTACAATGAGACTTACAAGAATACCCGTCCACCCAAAGTTGGTAAATCTCAGGATCGACCAGAGTGTAGTTACTGATGAACACGTCAACTTCTGACAGCATATTTCACGTTTTGTTTTATCGGCCTATACTTCATACGCAGGTTAGAGTCAGGTTAGGTTCTAACCTCAAACTATTTATATCGTCTCACTTAACGCGATTCTTTCAAGGACATCGGCAAGGGTTTTTTTGGGCCCCTGAGTGCTCAATCAAATCTGGATTTTATTGCATAGTTAGCGATGAACCGGTTAAATTATTCGCTccggaagtaaaaatttgccTTTGCAACCGTCGTCTCTGATGCTGGACCAGATTCATGATTATTCATGATCTCCGTGAACCACTAACGCTCTCAAAAACaataaagatttttcgaaCTAATTTTCGTTGTAAAACGAATGTCGGTAACCCATCTATATTTACTCCATTTGTCATTTACTGTTGAACGAAGCTGACTTTGCTCAGCGGTTAAGGGCTGTGGAAAATTGCAGTAATCTGCTATGCTGACTCGATTTAACATTGGGATCCCGTGAAACGGGTCGGTAAGTGCAGAGcaataaaattacattttcaaactAGCTTCGCGTCGGTTCTCACTTTTGACGCAGGCGTCGCTGCTGCAGCGCTGCCTCACAGAATTCTGGGACGCCGACAAGTTCGAACGTCCTGGGGTTGCGCGTCCTAGGTCCCAAATTTATACGAATTTGTGCTTAATTTAACGGTTGTTTGTAATCAAACCTGGTCTGCGGTTTTTGCCTTGGTAAGTGATCGTCAAATAAACAGTTGGGTGCCATGGTGAGGTTCGTTTTCTTGCGGTATATGTGTGa is part of the Neodiprion virginianus isolate iyNeoVirg1 chromosome 5, iyNeoVirg1.1, whole genome shotgun sequence genome and encodes:
- the LOC124304745 gene encoding acidic fibroblast growth factor intracellular-binding protein; its protein translation is MLSEVDVFISNYTLVDPEIYQLWVDGYSSSEAVNTLSQRGICQQTNAPIELVASDVLDHYRTYSLLERLLQMPPQLASEQLAFQIEPQTSQMLIEMYYEFDDAVVRDFVGKKLSAKHRKELDEVAEKTGVSLKSCRRQFDNVKRVLKVIEDLPGSLVTNIKQCFLLPDELAKRYAAVVFIACMRFEMNKKKLQYLTFPDLFHCANTMMSLWTYRYTGSEYFDTDLDREFLLDLPECRVLLENEKHHKHLVCIKLKPTLLERSYQELDMNFRLYSRAIIGIACNLHRSRELRSFFSDLVERCLEPWRQVNWSHSDLRNFLSTYTQCALDMDVLREADLKNAFDRYMKVVTSCVLRMYHQ